Proteins from a single region of Mustela erminea isolate mMusErm1 chromosome X, mMusErm1.Pri, whole genome shotgun sequence:
- the CETN2 gene encoding centrin-2, with protein sequence MGSGAPRAGRWEPRRISVYVGCRNNGPRSPPAMASNFKKASMASSAQRKRMSPKPELTEEQKQEIREAFDLFDADGTGTIDVKELKVAMRALGFEPKKEEIKKMISEIDKEGTGKMNFSDFLTVMTQKMSEKDTKEEILKAFKLFDDDETGKISFKNLKRVAKELGENLTDEELQEMIDEADRDGDGEVNEQEFLRIMKKTSLY encoded by the exons ATGGGGAGCGGCGCCCCGCGCGCGGGACGGTGGGAACCGCGCCGAATCAGTGTGTACGTCGGTTGCCGTAACAACGGCCCGCGGAGTCCACCGGCAATG GCCTCTAACTTTAAGAAGGCAAGCATGGCATCATCTGCCCAGCGAAAAAGGATGAGTCCTAAGCCAGAGCTCACtgaagagcagaagcaggaaatCCGGGAAGCTTTTGACCTCTTTGATGCGGATGGGACTGGGACCATCGATGTTAAGGAACTTAAG GTGGCGATGAGGGCTCTGGGCTTTGAacccaagaaagaagaaatcaagaaaatgataAGTGAAATTGATAAGGAAGGGACGGGAAAAATGAACTTCAGTGACTTTTTGACTGTGATGACTCAGAAAATG TCTGAAAAAGATACCAAAGAAGAAATCCTGAAAGCCTTCAAACTCTTCGATGATGATGAAACTGGGAAGATATCATTCAAAAATCTAAAGCGCGTGGCCAAGGAGTTGGGTGAGAACCTCACTGATGAGGAGTTGCAG GAAATGATCGATGAGGCTGATCGAGACGGAGATGGAGAAGTCAACGAGCAGGAGTTCCTGCGCATCATGAAAAAGACCAGCCTTTACTGA